TTCTCGCAAAAAACCACTCATTCAAGTAGTTCCTCATGGAACAAACACTGACTTCCTTTGAAAAATCTCCAATCCAATACACTGTAATCTAAAACTACACGCACTAAAAGAACTGTTAAATAGAGAGTAATACTTTAATTCTTCAGCAAGACAAGACTTCCTACAAAATTAAGCCTTAAGAAGTAATGAAAATTTGTCATTCCTTTCCCTAAGCTGATCATGAATTTAGACCACGAATTAAATTGCAACTTCACTAGATTAAGCATTGTTCCAAGTACTTGTTTCCTTCAATACTATTCAGTAAAGGCCGAATCAAGCTGATATATGCAGATTGTAGAGGAAAAATTCCGCTAAATTCTAGCTAAGAAGAATAATCATCACAAAACAAATAGACTATCTTTGCGATGTCGAAGCAAAACATAACTTTAATGAAGGAATAAAAAGAACAATCAGCAAGTAAAGGAAGCTATGCAAGTTCGTAACTTTTATATATTAaatgggatgagatactttgctTAGTCAGATACAGAAAAATATCCTAGGGCATGACAAATTATAGAATATGGAATTGCACAAAAACTTACAAACAAGAATAGGCACAGCCAACGCGATTTTGCCAACATCTTCATCCGCTTGCATTATCTTCTTTATTCGTGACTGTTAGAGCAAAATCAAACAAAATCCATCAGTTCCACATCAATGCCCAATGATAAAGCACCGATTTTACCAGTAGCACAAGGCTCTCGATCAGAAATTAGGTCGTGTCTGCAATTTGACCGTGGTTAAGGGATAAAAAGAGCATAATGAAAGCAGCAGAAGAACGAATCAACGAGATTGGAGTTTAGGATTTCATCAATCAAACAAGCCATTAAGCAAACTGGAGATTCCAAAGCAGAACGGCCAGTTTACAAATCAAACGACATCTCCATCAAAGAACCTCCGCGGTACCAGCAAAACGCAGTTTCATACGAGGCAAAAAAGAAGGGGAATGATCAAACAAGGGAAAATTACCGCAGGGAATCTTGTGCCGAGCTTCTTCCTCATATCCTAAATCCTACTCTGTTTCCTGCTTAAAGTATAGATCTAGACCGCCCTGGAGATCGGGCAAGGATTAGAAAGGGGAAATCAACGCGAAAGCAAGACCGGTCGCCGGTAAATGCCGTGGCCTTCGATCGTGATCTATCAATCCATCGACCGATCGCCTTCTTCCACTTCTCACTCTCGAATTCAGCAGAACGCGAGTCTCGGATCGGGCTCGAACGAGAATCGGAGCACCGTCGCCGACCCTTTCCCCTTCTTTAAATTTCTTCCAATTTagggttttttttctttcttttcttttttagtcAGAATAACTAGGCCAGATAATGGACACGTGGCCACATCCAACCGTGTGGTGATAACGGTTCTGCCGTTGGATTAGGTTGTGATGTTGACAATTTACAATTCAGTCCTTTAactttgattttatttattatgactTTCTGAATATGAATTAATGTTTCGATCTCGTCCGACCTTTTGATTCTACTGAAATCGAAAATTAATTATGTCAAATTGGACATAATTACTTATAAAAACAATAAGTATACTGTTGGAAAATTATAAGTATACAATAAGTTCACTTATTAatcaaattataattaattattttggaTATATATTTGCAAATTTAACTCGTTTTTCCTTTTATCTACTCTTACCTGTCACGGACTAGTATTTCTAGTACAAATACGTCTCTTGTACGAAGTGGTAGATTAGGACAAATCCAAGGGATAGGGATAGGGATTAATAAAAGGGTATACGGAGACTCCAAAGACACATTAATGTATACGGCTCTTGATCTCCGTACATCTTGATAATTCTACGGTGATGGCTTTATTGGACTTGATGGTAATTAACTACTCCATCAGGGGCCATCATCCGGCTAATTCGACCCTAAGCCGGAAGAAGACCAGTTCGCCCGCTCCCTCGCCAGTTGCAGTATATAAGAAGAAGCGGTCGGCGGCTAAACCTTCTCCAGGGCGGAAAGGAAGTATACAAGCCGTAGGGGGCGACGAGAGGCGGCGGGACCGAGGTAGGGGAGTGGAGGGAACCCACTTAATCTTGTTCTTTCTTTGTGTTCTGTTGTCTCCGTTGCTTGATTCGGTCCTGGCTGCTCTCCCTGGCAGTCCAGCTCTTTATGGGTCCTATCTTCTCAAAATGATTTCTTGGTTTCCATTTCTGTGATTTCGTTCGGTTTTTATTTTGGAGTTGTTGGTTCTATATGCTGTAGCGGGAATTTTCTTTTTCCCGTTTGAACGTAGGTGTTggtgtttccttttctttcttgtgtTGGATTTATGATGAGTGGTCTGAGGTTTTTATCGGTTTGTGTAGTTTTATcgctcaaaattttaatttttatgatttttggtGGATGGGAAGATGGATCGGTACCAGAGGGTGGAGAAACCAAGGGAGGAGACCCCGATTAACGAAAATGAGATCCGTATCACGTCTCAGGGGAGGATGCGCAACTACATCACGTATGCCACCAGCATGCTTCAGGTATGCGCcatctgaaagaaaaaaaaagatactttTTTTGAGTCTTGTAGTTTTGTTTCAGGTTTGCCGTTTATTGTTCTTTTGATCATAATACTATTTTATGGGAGATTAAGAAGCtctactgatgatattgtgcggaagCAAGATTATGAAATATACTCTACTAACATTTAAGCTTGAATGGTGGTTACTGTAACGACCTACAATATAAATGTCCTTTCTAAAGGCCCAGTGCCTGTAAATTAGTTGTCTAAGTTATTTTTCTCCTTGTGTATATCCTGGTCATTGTTGCAATATTCAGTGGTCTGCAACCGTTTCATGTTGTCCATCTAGATTTATACAAGAGAAAAGCAACATTAGTAGTTATATCTCTTGAAAATTAAAATGTCAGCTcatctaatttatttttcaatggcATGTAGGTTATGTTTTCAGAAAGAACCAATATGTTTAATGCTTATGCTTAACTGACTAAATTTACTTTCACAAATTTTCCTGGTGGCAACAATGATGAATTGGCTTAAGTGGACTTCAAAATTGCAAATAATAGTAGTTAGATCAGctcagcatgttttgtcttataTGCATTAGTATCAAGTAAAGCTTCTCAGGTTGGCTGTTTATAgtatttctaaaatatttttgtGTTCACTTCCAAAGGAAAAAGATTCAAATGAAATCATCTTGAAGGCAATGGGTAGAGCTATCAACAAGACTATTATGATTGTGGAACTGATCAAGTTATTAGCTTTCGGTGATCTGCTTTATTCTCTAGCTCTCAAGGATTAATTGTGTTATACACAAGAATCTTATTGGTTTTCTGGTAAATTCAATTATGCTTATTCTTTTTCCCAATTAAATGAGAATAAGTGTTTGAAACTCCCACTTTTTTGTTTCATTATAATGATGACACAGAGAAGGATAGTTGATCTACATCAAAATACAGCTATTGGATCTGCTGACATAACTGATACACGGGAACCATTAGAGGAAGGCTTACTTCTGTAAGAAGACTTACTTTTAATGTCAAAACATCAAAGTTTTCATGGATGTTGGCATGTCCATAACTTGCAAAGTTAGATGTATTTTTCCATGTTTAAACATTGAAAATTTTCGTTTTTTATATCTTACTGTTATTATTTGCAGGCTTGAGACAACTAGACATGTCTCTGTGATCAGTATAACTTTGTCAAAGAAAGAGCTGGATACATCTGCTGTTGGGTTAGTTCAACAGGCATCTCCTTATTCTTTTGGAGCATATGTGCTGAAATTTGAAGATATAATAATAAACAATTTATACTTTTCTCCTTGACTTACACATTAGCACCACATACAAGTCATTACAAGTTTTTCTCTTCTCCCACGGCGGGAGCGTCTTTTGGAGTTAAACAGTTGTGTGATATctgttaattaatattttcttctctttgcTCTATGGCCTTGAGTCTCAAATTATGTAGGTTTGCTACAAAGTTTGTTGTTACACTTGTTGTGTTTCTTGGATGTTCATTTGTTACTCTGGCACTATTATTGGAATAGATATAACTTCATTACAAGTGAAAGTATTTTATTATTGTAAGTCATgcaaatatctcttttttttttggtatttgcTCCACATGTTTGGTCAGCAAGTCATTATTTTGGGCTTGTGTGCCTGTGCTTTTGAGTTGAAATCCTTTATTAAACAGTTAAGTTGTACACCAACCAAAATATATTGAGGCAAGAAAACTGGTATAAGAGTAACCTAGTCATAGTGGGAGGTAACTTGGAAGTGCATTAGTTAGTTGTTTGCTTTAATTTTCAGAAGtttcaaaatcaaattatttcttgCTTATATTTGCCACTAGACTTCTTTTATTTCCATGTTCCGCTAGTATTGATCTTAAACTTGTTTTTTGATTTGGGGGCATCCATCCTGTTTTGTTTTGCAAAATGTGTCTCTTGTAACAAAAAGAGATAGTGAGCTTCGACTCCTACTCTCTTAAAAATGTATTTAAAGCTATAAATATGGCCCTTTCTAAATTGTGAATAGAGGTTCTTACTTCTAGCTTTGACTCTGagtgttggatggttgataagtAATGTGTCCAAAAAATGTTTGTATCACTAAGATAAAAATGTTGAGATGAATGTGTTGTCTGTctaaggaagaaagaaaaagaactaTTTTCTTTCATGAACAATTAGACATGCCTTCAATTGCAAATAAAATGAGGTTGAATCATTCGGATGGTATAGGCACGCTCTAAGGAGATCTATAGATGTTGTTAGATGATGTGAGATAATTATTAATACTGGTGTGTGAAATAGAGGGAGACTCAAAAGGATTTTATTAgtgactataaataaagatttaaatgattttgatttaactAAGGATATTACCTTATACAGGACTCAATTGACAGAAACTGATCCATGTAGTCAACCCCAATTAGTTGGGAACTCATGACTTGTTTTTATTGTATTCAAGTTTCTTTCAAACTTTGTGTAGGCTGACCGCTCAGTATTGATATGTCAATGTACTAAATGACCTCTCAGTATTGATATGTCTATGTATGACATTTGAGTATGAAGTCTATTAACATGGCTACTAGGTTGAAGCTTATGCTGGTTAGGCTTTATGAATTAGCATCCAGCTTTTGTCATCAAAGCATCTCTGCActttaatggagatgtgttgaacAAGTCTGTCAAAATTAGCTTCATTTATATTATTCCTACTTTTTCTATATTTAAAAACTTGTCTTTTACCGATTGCCTGATTTGTGGCTTTCCAAGAACTTTCTTGGAGAAACTAGGAGTTGAAGGAAACATTATTTTACCATCTAACCAGCAATTGTCATCTTCCAATTTATTGCATGCCTTGTAATTCCTTCCTCCATTTATTCAGTAAGATCCATTCAAGATCCACTTTGGGAGTAAATAAAATAACCTGGATGGGATGACTAAtcttattttcatattatgaATCATAAGTGCATTAGAGGCTCAAGAGAGGAAATGATTTAAGATATTTTCCTTTCTAGATTTCCCTTATCATAATAACTTTCCTTTAGATTTCCTTTAGTTTTAGACTTCATATTGACTAGCCATTATTTCTTTCCCTAGGTTTCAACCTCCATTGCCCAAAGATGAGGTTAAACCCTTGGGTGAATTCGGCTATGGAGGAGGTATTTTGTAAACTTCACTCTACAATATTTATTTAGATAATTTTCATGCAATTTTCTCTGACAACTTATTTACAAACGCAGAGGGCTCACCCGTGAGTCGAGGTAGAGGCCACGGTGGCCGTGGCAGGGGAAGGGCTTATGGTAATTATGATGGTCAGGAAGATTTTTTATTCAGCAATTATATCTATGTTCTGTATATTTTGTTGTGCCCATTCTGTAATATGTAATTCTCATGGGTTCCCTTGTGTTATATGTTCAGGAGATGATACGGCGGATTATGGTGATGGAAGCTGGGACAACAAGGGACGTGGATACGGTAGAGGCGGCTATTTCCGTGGCAGAGGCCGAGGTTTCCGTGGCAAAGGTGGTTATGGTGGCCAGCCTGATTTTCAGCAGGAAACCAATGGCAATGACAATGAGGGTTCTATTCCTGTTCGGGGCAGAGGTAAGTTTCTCTCAGGCTTATAAGATTGGTTAACAGTCAAATTCGTGAAGACCATCCTAATGAAACATGGGCTGTGTTTGGAAAGTTCCTAATGGATCCATCTTAATCCTTTTGCATCAGTTCAGTAGGTTTTTCATGATCAAGTGGGTCTACGTCTGAACATTGTTGAGGATGTCTAATTTCAGGTCGTGGTCGTGGTAGGGGCCAAACCCGAGGATGGGGTCGAAATTCTCAACTGAACGGACTGATCCATGCTGGTGCTGTTGGTGCTTAATCAGATTGATATCATCTGCATGATTTCTGCTTTTGTGTCTGGATGGATGCCTGCTCTGATGAGTTCATCATTTGTTTCCTAACGCTGGATTAGCCATTCCTGTGTCATGATATAGCATCACAATGAATCACTATGATCCCAAGAGTTCTAGGCAGCCATTAGTTTTTTTTCTTTGAGAAGACTAATAGTAGGTCTAATCAATAGAGCAGTACATTCTTTTATTTAGTTTCTTTTGTAAAGGTAGCATGATAAATACTTAGCCATGCCATAATTTCTTATTAATGAGTTGCCCATTTTAGCATTGGTTTAGTGCTATCTTGTAATGACATCTTTTTATTATAGTAACATCTCTAAGattaatatttttcagattgttgcatgaacttcgcatacaatgtTCCTCATCTTTCCCCATTTTGGATTTGTGGCTGCACCAGTTCTTGATCTGAGAAAAATGAGGGCCTAATTATCTTGTATTTTGCGTAGAATGTGTACAGATcattattccttaaaattcaatttCATGATCTTCTTCTTAGTGAAAGTATATTACGCTAATATAAATCACAACCTGCACACACATGCTTGAGAGATCTGCCAAGAATTAATTTAATCGCAGTGCCTGCTATCAAattgttttaaacatgatactgtAATTGGAACTAAAGTCCATGGCAAAGGATCAGTTCCAAAGTCTTTCCCACAAATGAAGCTTCCAATAAATCCTTCCCACATTCTCAATTAATGAAAGTAAAAGATAAATGCAGAAAACATGGGTGGCCTCCATGGCCTGTCAAAACTCCAACAAAATGGAGACCTGGTCTTAGCACACCAACCACAGCCAACTTGCACTAAATAAAGGCAGTTCAGGGAACTCTTCTTTGGAGAGAAGCTACCATGTTTTTAATCTTATCAATCATCCGATCTAAGTTTTAGATGATTAATGAGGAGATGTCAGCAGCTCAAAAAAATTAGTAGTGTTGAAGTCAAACAATCTTTATCCTGGAGAATATAAGCATTTCAATGGTTGAAGTAAtgcgaagaagaggagaagagcacACCCATTCTGACCATCACGACTGAAAGCTCTTTGCTTGGAAGAGGTCATATGGACGTGTCTTGTGGAGTTGCCCTTCGTCTATCATCACGCCATAAACTTCATCATATTTATAAGCACAGACCAAGACATCTCCATTCATTGCATTGCAAGCCATGGCATCCCATCTCGTGTTAACTTCCAGGCTTACTGctacctcctccttcttcttcttcttcttcttcttgtgtctcGTAGCTCGCCACCACTTAGAAGCTGCGGAGTACACGGTTGGCGACGCCGACGGATGGGACACCGGCATCAACTACCTCCTCTGGTCCAATAAGTACAACTTCACCGTCGGCGACGTGTTAGGTAACGTCATGAGAGTCGATCATCTCCTGCAAGCAGCCGCTTCGGATTTCTCGTTTACTGATCGATGTGTTCCGACGCACGCAGTGTTCAAGTACGTGCAGGTGCAGCACAACGTGTACCAGGTGACGGAGGAGACGTACCGTTCATGTGACTCGAGCACCGGCGTGACAAGGACGTACGACAGCGGCGACGACCGCGTGACGCTGGGCGAGGCCACGAGCTACTGGTTCATATGCACCATCAACGGCCACTGCCAGGCCGGAATGAGGCTCGCCGTTAGCGTGGCGAAGTCGAGCTCAGAcggaggcggtgccacctccgctGCACCGTCGCCGCCGGAGCAGGGCAACGGGGCGGCCGGAGGGCGCATGGGGTGGTGGTGGAAAGCATGGATGTTGTGCCTGTCGTTATGCCTGTTGACTTGGTTGAACTGCTTTTGAAATGGTGGGTTTGTGTTGGACATTTGTTATTCTAATTTTCCAATTTAACTGTTGTGTTAAGTttgattattaattaatattGTTAGTAATATTCATATGTTTTCTCCATTTAAATCTAAATAATTAATCTTAAATTCCAAATTCCAATCATAAGAGATCAGTtgttcttttttggtttttttcTTGATCTGCGTACCTAACATTCTCGATTGGCCGCCTTTGGTGCATAGTTAACAAAACAGGAACGGATGGATATTGACTCGACTAAGTCTCGAGTCGTTGACGAAACGTATGCCAATTGGCTATatgttatatttaaaatataaattataaaactgtaatattagaaaaataatgaAAGAGAATGATAGGGATGGAATAGAAGTTTGGAGGAGAGAGCTGAGTAAtgaatatggtaggtgttgttaCCTTTCATTAAATAAATGGGCGAATTGAAATATCATGATTTGATAGCCAACCACCTATCTCTCCTTTTCTCTGTTTGTTTTCCATTACTTTCCGATGGAACGATGATGATATATTGGATGAACCAATctgattataataatatttttatattatgagtgttttcaataatatccgaaaaaaaatactatatcataatcagtttattttattttatggaaTTCTTTTCATGCTTAAAGGAATTTTGGGTTCGTGCACGTCTCAAACCCAAAATGTATAAATTTTTGagaaattattattatatcatgGACTTGATGTTCTATCAGGTTTTTGCTTGGTCAACTTATTTTTGTTGTCCTGACGCAAAGTGTGATATAAACGAAACTCAACCTGATcgaacatatattatcataatttaatcGTAAATGTGACATGAAAGGAGAATTATGTTAGTTTATTATTAACTTGAGCTTAATTATGTTGGTTGGATGGGCGGTTTAGACTTAAAAGAGATAAGCTTTTGATATATTGTGTCATTTTATGCAATAAATAATTTACAGTGAATAGTTTACAGTGTCTATCAATAACGAAGTCAGTCATATGCTACATAATAGGGACTACATGCCATTCACACAagcactttgttatttatgaaatgttaAGTGTACACCATCCTAACATATGTGCGGAATGGAAGGAGCTTACCTACTGGTGTCTCCCTCTATGTTTTGGACTCACTTTCCATACCTACTGGTGTCTCCCTCTATGTTGGATTCTACCGTCTCTTTATCTTCTCAGTCGAACATTGAACGGATCATGTTTCTTGCCAAGGCGTTGTTTGTGAACTCACTTGTTTTGGGACACTTCATGAGTCGCTCTTTAAAGAGTTTTATGTTGCATGCAAGGAATGCTATATCTTGGAATGTTGGTCTTTTCTAAAGTATTTTGgtgacactatatatatatatatatatatatatatatatatatatatatatatatatatatatatatatatatatatatatatatat
This genomic stretch from Musa acuminata AAA Group cultivar baxijiao chromosome BXJ3-9, Cavendish_Baxijiao_AAA, whole genome shotgun sequence harbors:
- the LOC135586005 gene encoding uncharacterized protein LOC135586005 isoform X1, producing the protein MDRYQRVEKPREETPINENEIRITSQGRMRNYITYATSMLQRRIVDLHQNTAIGSADITDTREPLEEGLLLLETTRHVSVISITLSKKELDTSAVGFQPPLPKDEVKPLGEFGYGGEGSPVSRGRGHGGRGRGRAYGNYDGDDTADYGDGSWDNKGRGYGRGGYFRGRGRGFRGKGGYGGQPDFQQETNGNDNEGSIPVRGRGRGRGRGQTRGWGRNSQLNGLIHAGAVGA
- the LOC135586005 gene encoding uncharacterized protein LOC135586005 isoform X2, which translates into the protein MDRYQRVEKPREETPINENEIRITSQGRMRNYITYATSMLQRRIVDLHQNTAIGSADITDTREPLEEGLLLLETTRHVSVISITLSKKELDTSAVGFQPPLPKDEVKPLGEFGYGGEGSPVSRGRGHGGRGRGRAYGDDTADYGDGSWDNKGRGYGRGGYFRGRGRGFRGKGGYGGQPDFQQETNGNDNEGSIPVRGRGRGRGRGQTRGWGRNSQLNGLIHAGAVGA
- the LOC135586005 gene encoding uncharacterized protein LOC135586005 isoform X3, which translates into the protein MDRYQRVEKPREETPINENEIRITSQGRMRNYITYATSMLQEKDSNEIILKAMGRAINKTIMIVELIKRIVDLHQNTAIGSADITDTREPLEEGLLLLETTRHVSVISITLSKKELDTSAVGFQPPLPKDEVKPLGEFGYGGEGSPVSRGRGHGGRGRGRAYGDDTADYGDGSWDNKGRGYGRGGYFRGRGRGFRGKGGYGGQPDFQQETNGNDNEGSIPVRGRGRGRGRGQTRGWGRNSQLNGLIHAGAVGA
- the LOC103998541 gene encoding chemocyanin, with product MASHLVLTSRLTATSSFFFFFFFLCLVARHHLEAAEYTVGDADGWDTGINYLLWSNKYNFTVGDVLVFKYVQVQHNVYQVTEETYRSCDSSTGVTRTYDSGDDRVTLGEATSYWFICTINGHCQAGMRLAVSVAKSSSDGGGATSAAPSPPEQGNGAAGGRMGWWWKAWMLCLSLCLLTWLNCF